ACAGGGGAGTCGGTCAAGGCGTTAGCGAACTTGCTTGTAGAGTTACCGGTCATAGGTGCAATAACCATGCAGTCGAGCGGCCTCTTAGGCCCTAAAGGCTCTGCCTGCGGGATTGTCGTAATCAGCGGTTCCTGTGTTATTTTTTCGATCGTTTTCATATGTTCTGCCGCTTCGCCAAATCTTGTATCTGTTTTTTGTACAGTACTTGAAAGAACGGGAATGACGGTCGCTCCTTCATCCTTCAGCTGCTGAAGGATAGGAAATACTTCGTGATAGGTACAGTGAGATCCAGTAAGGCCAAATCCAATGGTCTTTCCTTTTAAACTTGCCATTATTCTTCCACCTTTCGTTTACTCTTTTGCAGCTCTCCGCAAATTACGTTCGCCACAATGTTTCCTGCTGTTTTCGGCGCGACAAGACCAGGCAGAC
This window of the Halobacillus sp. Marseille-Q1614 genome carries:
- a CDS encoding dipicolinate synthase subunit B, which produces MASLKGKTIGFGLTGSHCTYHEVFPILQQLKDEGATVIPVLSSTVQKTDTRFGEAAEHMKTIEKITQEPLITTIPQAEPLGPKRPLDCMVIAPMTGNSTSKFANALTDSPVLMAAKATLRNEKPVVLAISTNDALGLNGVNVMRLMAAKNIYFVPFGQDHPFMKPNSLVADMTLIPETIEAALEGRQKQPVLIERYKA